A single genomic interval of Mycobacterium sp. DL592 harbors:
- a CDS encoding dTMP kinase, with product MLIVIEGLDGAGKRTLTRGLQQAFEADGRSVTTLAFPRYGESIHADLASEALHDRHGDLAESVYAMAVLFALDRAGAKEHIVTLCTDYDVVILDRYVASNAAYSAARLYQGGAGEVVSWVGELEYGRFGLPKPDRQILLDASVELAAQRARQRAEQEAERARDAYERDDGLQQRTGTVYAELAAADWGGPWSIIEPDIDPVELARSLHAG from the coding sequence GTGCTGATCGTCATCGAAGGTCTCGACGGAGCGGGCAAGCGCACGCTGACCCGCGGCCTGCAGCAGGCCTTCGAAGCTGACGGCCGGTCGGTGACCACACTGGCCTTCCCGCGCTACGGCGAGTCCATCCACGCCGACCTCGCCAGCGAGGCGCTGCATGACCGGCACGGCGACCTCGCTGAATCCGTCTACGCCATGGCTGTCCTGTTCGCCCTCGACCGGGCCGGGGCCAAAGAGCACATCGTCACGCTGTGCACCGACTACGACGTCGTCATCCTGGATCGCTATGTGGCCTCCAACGCGGCCTACAGCGCGGCGCGGCTCTATCAAGGCGGCGCCGGTGAGGTGGTGTCGTGGGTGGGGGAGCTGGAGTACGGCCGGTTCGGGCTGCCCAAGCCTGACCGCCAGATCCTGCTCGACGCTTCGGTGGAGCTGGCTGCCCAGCGGGCCAGGCAGCGCGCCGAGCAGGAGGCGGAGCGGGCCCGCGACGCCTACGAGCGAGATGACGGGCTGCAGCAGCGCACCGGCACGGTGTACGCCGAACTTGCCGCCGCCGATTGGGGCGGCCCGTGGTCGATCATCGAGCCCGACATCGACCCCGTCGAGCTGGCCCGGTCGTTGCACGCAGGGTAA
- a CDS encoding ComF family protein, which translates to MLDLVLPLECGGCGAPSTRWCDPCAATLAVHADEPHVITPRADPGVPVFALGPYAGARRQAIVALKEHGRRDLVAPLSRALALGIHQLIRWGIADTPITVVPAPTRASAVRRRGGDPVTRLATAATEHNPGIAVVSALRTRALVRDSVGLTSTAREHNLRGRLRLTRPVEGPVLLIDDIVTTGATARESVHTLHAAGAKVTAVLTLAHA; encoded by the coding sequence GTGCTCGACCTGGTCCTGCCCCTGGAGTGTGGCGGCTGCGGTGCCCCGTCGACGCGGTGGTGCGACCCGTGCGCCGCGACGCTGGCCGTCCACGCTGACGAACCGCACGTGATCACCCCCCGCGCCGATCCCGGTGTGCCCGTCTTCGCCCTCGGTCCCTACGCCGGCGCCCGCCGTCAGGCCATCGTCGCGCTCAAAGAACACGGCCGCCGCGACCTCGTCGCACCGCTGTCCCGCGCCCTGGCCCTCGGCATCCACCAACTCATCCGGTGGGGTATCGCCGACACCCCGATCACCGTAGTCCCGGCCCCCACCCGGGCCTCGGCCGTGCGCCGCCGCGGCGGTGACCCCGTCACCCGCCTCGCCACGGCCGCCACCGAACACAACCCCGGCATCGCCGTCGTCTCCGCCCTTCGCACCAGGGCCCTGGTCCGCGATTCCGTCGGCCTGACGAGCACCGCGCGCGAGCACAACCTGCGCGGCAGGCTGCGTCTCACCCGGCCCGTCGAGGGCCCCGTGCTGCTGATCGACGACATCGTCACCACCGGCGCGACCGCCCGGGAATCGGTGCACACCCTGCACGCCGCAGGGGCGAAAGTGACGGCTGTGCTCACCCTCGCGCACGCCTGA
- the hpf gene encoding ribosome hibernation-promoting factor, HPF/YfiA family: protein MSIQSVNTEQLTDADETSEAQPNAEVQVTGRNVEVPDHYRVYVAGKLARLERFDRTIYRFDVELEHERNRRQRKNCQHVEITARGRGPVVRGEGCADSFYGAFEAAVHKLENRLRRSKDRRKVHYGDKTPVSLHQATAVIDAATAFAPKADTATAVEDIAVEDHEPGRIVRTKDHPAKPMTVDDALYEMELVGHDFFLFHDKESDRPSVVYRRHAYDYGLIRLS, encoded by the coding sequence ATGTCAATCCAATCCGTGAACACAGAACAGTTGACCGACGCCGACGAGACCTCCGAAGCCCAGCCCAACGCCGAAGTTCAGGTGACGGGTCGCAACGTCGAGGTCCCCGACCACTACCGCGTATACGTCGCGGGCAAGCTCGCTCGCCTCGAGCGGTTCGATCGCACGATCTACCGTTTCGACGTCGAGCTCGAGCACGAACGCAACCGCCGCCAGCGCAAGAACTGTCAGCACGTCGAGATCACCGCGCGCGGACGCGGCCCCGTCGTCCGCGGCGAGGGCTGCGCCGACAGCTTCTACGGAGCGTTCGAGGCCGCGGTGCACAAGCTCGAGAACCGGCTGCGCCGCAGCAAAGACCGGCGCAAGGTGCACTACGGCGACAAGACGCCGGTCTCGCTGCACCAGGCGACCGCCGTCATCGACGCCGCCACCGCATTCGCCCCCAAGGCCGACACGGCAACCGCCGTCGAGGACATCGCGGTCGAAGACCACGAGCCGGGCCGCATCGTGCGCACCAAGGACCACCCGGCCAAGCCGATGACGGTCGATGACGCGCTCTACGAGATGGAGCTGGTGGGCCACGACTTCTTCTTGTTCCACGACAAGGAGAGCGACCGCCCGTCGGTCGTCTACCGCCGGCACGCCTACGACTACGGCCTGATCCGGCTGTCCTGA
- the mtrB gene encoding MtrAB system histidine kinase MtrB, giving the protein MIRARVRGPWGRSGPLVRGTSALSRAVAQIWRRSLQLRVVVLTLGLSLAVILVLGFVLTSQITNRVLDVKVHAATEEIDRARNTVSGIVSGEEARSLDSSLQLARNTLISKTGQSSGAALAGTFDAVLMVPGDGPRAATAAGPVEQIPKSLRDFVKAGQVSYQYSAVRTETFSGPALLIGTPVPARVPNLELYLVFPLNSEESTITLVRGTMVTGGLVLLVLLAGIALLVSRQVVLPVRSASRIAERFAEGHLSERMPVRGEDDMARLAVSFNDMAESLQRQITQLEEFGNLQRRFTSDVSHELRTPLTTVRMAADLIHDHAEELDPSLRRSTELMVNELDRFETLLNDLLEISRHDAGVAELSVEAVDLRSTVKSALGNVGHLADDAGIELQVELPEQEVIAEVDPRRVERILRNLIANAIDHAERKPVRIRMAADEDTVAVTVRDFGVGLRPGEEKLVFSRFWRSDPSRVRRSGGTGLGLAISIEDARLHQGRLEAWGEPGKGACFRLTLPLVRGHKVTTSPLPLKPVATPRLEARGEQRQARQREPAQESV; this is encoded by the coding sequence ATGATTCGAGCTCGTGTTCGCGGTCCCTGGGGGCGATCCGGCCCCCTGGTGCGGGGCACGAGTGCGCTGAGTCGGGCAGTCGCGCAGATTTGGCGTCGCTCGCTGCAGCTGCGGGTGGTCGTGTTGACCCTCGGGCTGTCGCTGGCTGTGATCCTGGTGCTCGGATTCGTGCTCACCAGTCAGATCACCAACCGGGTGCTCGACGTGAAGGTGCATGCCGCGACCGAGGAGATCGACCGGGCGCGCAACACCGTCAGCGGAATCGTCAGTGGTGAAGAGGCGCGCTCGCTGGACAGCAGCCTGCAGCTGGCCCGTAACACCCTGATTTCCAAGACCGGTCAGTCGTCCGGTGCTGCGCTGGCCGGCACCTTCGACGCCGTGCTGATGGTGCCCGGTGACGGACCGCGGGCGGCGACGGCGGCTGGACCCGTCGAGCAGATCCCGAAGTCGTTGCGCGACTTCGTCAAGGCCGGCCAGGTCTCATATCAGTACTCGGCGGTGCGCACCGAAACGTTCTCCGGCCCGGCGCTGCTGATCGGAACGCCCGTGCCGGCCCGGGTGCCCAATCTCGAGCTCTATCTGGTGTTCCCGCTCAACAGCGAGGAAAGCACCATCACCCTGGTACGCGGCACCATGGTCACCGGTGGTCTGGTGCTGCTGGTGTTGCTGGCCGGGATCGCGCTGCTGGTCTCCCGGCAGGTGGTGCTGCCGGTGCGCTCGGCGTCACGGATCGCCGAACGATTCGCCGAAGGCCATCTGTCCGAGCGGATGCCGGTGCGCGGCGAGGACGATATGGCGCGGCTGGCGGTGTCGTTCAACGACATGGCCGAGAGTCTGCAACGCCAGATCACCCAGCTCGAGGAGTTCGGCAACCTGCAACGGCGGTTCACCTCCGACGTCAGCCACGAGTTGCGCACGCCGTTGACGACGGTGCGGATGGCGGCCGACCTGATCCACGACCACGCCGAGGAACTCGACCCGTCGTTGCGCCGCTCGACCGAGCTGATGGTCAACGAACTCGACCGGTTCGAGACCCTGCTCAACGATCTGCTCGAAATCTCCCGGCACGACGCCGGTGTGGCCGAACTGTCGGTCGAAGCGGTGGATCTTCGCTCGACGGTCAAGAGCGCGCTGGGCAATGTCGGGCATCTGGCCGACGACGCGGGAATCGAGCTGCAGGTCGAACTGCCCGAGCAGGAGGTCATCGCCGAGGTCGACCCGCGCCGCGTGGAACGGATTCTGCGCAACCTGATCGCCAACGCCATCGACCACGCCGAACGTAAACCGGTGCGCATCCGGATGGCCGCCGACGAGGACACCGTCGCCGTTACGGTCCGCGACTTCGGCGTCGGGCTGCGGCCGGGCGAGGAGAAGCTGGTGTTCAGCCGGTTCTGGCGATCCGACCCCTCGCGGGTGCGACGGTCGGGCGGAACCGGGCTTGGTCTGGCGATCAGCATCGAGGACGCCCGGCTACACCAGGGCCGGCTGGAGGCGTGGGGCGAACCCGGCAAGGGCGCCTGCTTCCGGTTGACCCTTCCGCTGGTGCGCGGGCACAAGGTCACCACCAGCCCGCTGCCGTTGAAACCCGTTGCGACACCGCGGCTCGAGGCCCGCGGTGAGCAACGCCAGGCCCGGCAGCGCGAACCCGCGCAGGAGAGCGTGTGA
- a CDS encoding VOC family protein — MPGPVLPGPIRQIGYIVRDFDAALNDWLQLGVGPWFVMRGITQSGTYRGQPCTVTLTIGFANSGDMQIEVIRQDDDGPSIYSEFTDAGGDGYHQLAYWADDFDAALAAGQAAGWPVVWSGGDAESARYAYFEAPGNTATIIELMELTASSLWMVDFVRSAAVDWDGSDPIRVLFG; from the coding sequence GTGCCCGGACCTGTGCTGCCCGGACCGATCCGCCAGATCGGCTACATCGTTCGCGATTTCGATGCTGCCTTGAACGATTGGCTGCAGCTCGGTGTGGGCCCGTGGTTCGTGATGCGGGGTATCACCCAGTCGGGCACCTACCGTGGGCAGCCGTGCACGGTGACACTGACAATCGGGTTCGCCAACAGCGGCGACATGCAGATCGAAGTGATCCGCCAGGACGACGACGGCCCGTCGATCTACTCGGAGTTCACCGACGCCGGGGGAGACGGCTATCACCAGCTGGCCTATTGGGCGGATGACTTCGACGCGGCACTGGCGGCCGGGCAGGCCGCCGGCTGGCCGGTGGTGTGGTCGGGCGGCGACGCGGAGTCGGCGCGCTACGCCTACTTCGAGGCGCCGGGTAACACCGCGACGATCATCGAGCTGATGGAGCTCACCGCGTCCTCGTTGTGGATGGTCGACTTCGTGCGCAGCGCCGCCGTCGACTGGGACGGCAGCGACCCGATTCGCGTGCTGTTCGGGTAG
- the mtrA gene encoding two-component system response regulator MtrA, with product MDSMRQRILVVDDDPSLAEMLTIVLRGEGFDTAVIGDGSQALTAVRELRPDLVLLDLMLPGMNGIDVCRVLRADSGVPIVMLTAKTDTVDVVLGLESGADDYVMKPFKPKELVARVRARLRRNEDEPAEMLSIADIDIDVPAHKVTRNGEQISLTPLEFDLLVALARKPRQVFTRDVLLEQVWGYRHPADTRLVNVHVQRLRAKVEKDPENPQVVLTVRGVGYKAGPP from the coding sequence ATGGACTCCATGAGGCAAAGGATTCTGGTTGTCGACGACGATCCGTCGTTGGCCGAGATGCTCACCATCGTGCTGCGGGGTGAGGGTTTCGACACCGCGGTCATCGGCGACGGTTCGCAGGCGCTGACGGCGGTGCGTGAATTGCGCCCTGACCTGGTGCTACTGGATCTCATGCTGCCCGGCATGAACGGCATCGACGTATGCCGGGTGCTGCGGGCAGACTCCGGGGTGCCGATCGTGATGTTGACCGCGAAGACCGACACGGTTGACGTCGTGCTGGGCTTGGAGTCGGGCGCGGACGACTACGTGATGAAGCCCTTCAAGCCGAAGGAGCTCGTCGCACGGGTCCGGGCGCGTCTGCGCCGTAACGAGGACGAGCCGGCCGAAATGCTGTCGATCGCCGATATCGACATCGACGTGCCTGCTCACAAGGTCACCCGCAACGGCGAGCAGATTTCGCTGACGCCGCTGGAGTTCGACCTGCTGGTGGCGTTGGCGCGCAAACCGCGGCAGGTGTTTACTCGTGATGTGCTGCTCGAACAGGTGTGGGGCTATCGCCATCCCGCCGACACCCGTTTGGTGAACGTGCACGTCCAGCGGTTGCGTGCCAAGGTCGAGAAGGACCCGGAGAACCCGCAAGTGGTGCTCACCGTTCGAGGAGTGGGATACAAGGCCGGACCGCCGTGA
- a CDS encoding alpha/beta fold hydrolase — protein sequence MADGLSFIDANGLRFAYFDEGSGPLVLLLHGFPDTAHTWDHLRSRLAAQGYRAVSPFMRGYQPTGIPDADPDQETLARDVLALIPALGAQDAIVVGHDWGAAAAYGAAALDPHRVAKLITIAIPHPGALKPSLRKLWGIRHFATYKLPGAPKRFARNDFAALPAIYRRWSPTWSPAPDEFDAVRACFSNPRSLNAAFGYYRKLSPFPSASLKSQITVPTVAFVGSDDPIAEPSDFRGAARMFDSDYIVEESPGGHFLHREHPDEFAERLLTHI from the coding sequence ATGGCCGACGGGCTCAGTTTCATCGACGCAAACGGACTCAGGTTTGCCTACTTCGACGAAGGTTCGGGCCCGCTCGTGCTTCTACTCCACGGGTTCCCTGACACCGCACATACGTGGGACCACCTTCGCTCCCGGCTTGCCGCACAGGGCTATCGCGCCGTCAGCCCGTTCATGCGCGGATATCAGCCGACCGGCATCCCGGATGCGGATCCGGATCAGGAGACCTTGGCGCGCGACGTCCTTGCACTGATACCCGCCCTGGGGGCGCAGGACGCCATCGTCGTCGGCCACGATTGGGGCGCCGCGGCCGCCTACGGTGCCGCAGCGCTCGATCCGCACCGGGTCGCGAAGCTGATCACGATCGCCATTCCGCACCCAGGAGCCCTGAAACCGTCGTTGCGGAAACTTTGGGGCATCCGCCACTTCGCGACATACAAACTCCCGGGAGCCCCGAAACGCTTCGCACGTAACGACTTTGCGGCGCTACCCGCGATCTACCGGCGGTGGTCGCCCACGTGGAGTCCGGCCCCGGACGAGTTCGACGCCGTCCGAGCGTGCTTCTCGAATCCCAGGAGCCTCAATGCCGCGTTCGGCTACTACCGGAAACTCTCGCCCTTCCCGTCCGCATCGCTGAAGTCGCAGATCACGGTGCCGACCGTGGCCTTCGTTGGAAGCGATGACCCCATAGCAGAACCATCGGACTTCCGGGGCGCCGCCCGGATGTTTGACAGCGACTACATCGTCGAGGAATCTCCCGGCGGACATTTCCTGCACCGCGAGCACCCTGATGAGTTCGCGGAGCGCCTCCTGACCCACATCTGA
- the lpqB gene encoding MtrAB system accessory lipoprotein LpqB: MSIGGCAGVPNSSAPQAIGTVERPQPKNLPKPNPGMDPDQLLREFLKATADPANRHLAARQFLTESASSAWDDQGSALLIDKVVFVETRTVERVSVTMKADILGSLSDIGVFETADGKLPDPGPIEMIQTADGWRINKLPNGVFLDWQQFQATYKRNTLYFVDPTGKTVVPDPRYVAVSDSDQLATELVSKLIGGPRPEMAKTVRNLMGAPLKMIGPVTRADGSKTGIGRGYGGARVELENLTTTDPHSRQLLAAQIIWTLARSDIKGPYVITADGAALDDRFAQGWSTTDVAATDPGAVDGASAGVHALIGGSMVSLDGQRAAPVAGSFGSIGDQMAASLSRTGRDIASVVVLRPGAPDMASSLWIGPNGGAAAQATDSRSLSRPSWALDDAVWVVVDGNSVVRVIQEQASGQPARIPVDSAAVASSFPGAITELQLSRDGTRAAMVINGQVVLAGVEQTPVGEFALTYPRRLGFGLGASVVSLSWRTGDDIVVTRTDPAHPVSYVNLDGVNSDGPAGNVTMPVTAVAANPSAVYVADARGVLQLSGTNAENGQSWSDVRPFMVAGAIPVLPG, translated from the coding sequence ATGTCGATCGGCGGTTGTGCGGGGGTGCCGAATTCCTCGGCGCCGCAAGCGATCGGGACCGTCGAGCGGCCGCAGCCCAAGAATCTGCCCAAACCCAACCCGGGGATGGATCCCGATCAGCTGCTGCGGGAGTTCCTCAAGGCGACCGCCGATCCGGCCAACCGGCACCTGGCCGCCCGTCAGTTTCTCACCGAGTCGGCCTCGAGTGCCTGGGACGATCAGGGCAGCGCCCTGCTGATCGACAAAGTCGTGTTCGTCGAAACCCGCACCGTCGAAAGGGTTTCGGTGACGATGAAGGCCGACATCCTCGGTTCGCTGTCGGATATCGGGGTGTTCGAGACTGCCGACGGAAAGCTGCCCGACCCGGGCCCGATCGAGATGATCCAGACCGCCGACGGCTGGCGGATCAACAAGCTGCCCAACGGAGTGTTCCTGGACTGGCAGCAGTTCCAGGCCACCTACAAACGCAACACGCTGTACTTCGTCGACCCGACCGGCAAGACCGTGGTACCGGACCCGCGTTATGTCGCGGTCTCCGACTCCGATCAGCTGGCCACCGAGCTGGTGAGCAAACTGATCGGCGGACCGCGCCCGGAGATGGCCAAGACGGTGCGCAACCTGATGGGTGCGCCGCTGAAGATGATCGGTCCGGTGACCCGTGCGGACGGTAGCAAGACCGGAATCGGCCGCGGGTACGGCGGCGCGCGCGTCGAACTGGAGAACCTCACCACCACCGACCCGCACAGTAGGCAATTGCTTGCCGCGCAGATCATTTGGACGCTGGCCCGCTCCGATATCAAGGGCCCGTACGTGATCACCGCCGACGGTGCCGCGCTCGACGACCGCTTCGCCCAGGGCTGGAGCACCACTGACGTGGCGGCCACCGACCCGGGCGCGGTCGACGGCGCGTCGGCCGGTGTGCACGCGCTGATCGGCGGGTCGATGGTGTCGTTGGATGGCCAGCGCGCCGCCCCTGTGGCGGGGTCCTTCGGGTCGATCGGTGACCAGATGGCGGCGTCGCTGTCGCGCACCGGCCGCGATATCGCCTCGGTGGTGGTGTTGCGTCCCGGCGCGCCGGACATGGCGTCGTCGCTGTGGATCGGCCCCAACGGTGGCGCTGCGGCGCAGGCGACCGACTCACGCTCGCTCAGCCGGCCGTCGTGGGCGCTGGACGACGCGGTCTGGGTGGTGGTCGACGGCAACAGCGTCGTGCGGGTGATCCAGGAGCAGGCCTCCGGCCAACCCGCGCGTATCCCAGTCGATTCCGCCGCGGTGGCGTCGTCGTTTCCCGGTGCGATCACCGAGTTGCAGCTGTCCCGCGACGGCACCCGTGCGGCGATGGTGATCAACGGCCAGGTGGTGCTGGCCGGGGTGGAGCAGACCCCGGTCGGCGAGTTCGCACTGACTTATCCGCGCCGGCTCGGGTTCGGCCTCGGTGCCTCGGTGGTGTCGCTGTCGTGGCGCACCGGCGACGACATCGTGGTCACCAGGACTGATCCGGCGCACCCGGTGTCATATGTGAATCTCGACGGCGTGAACTCCGACGGGCCCGCAGGCAATGTCACGATGCCGGTGACGGCGGTCGCTGCCAACCCGTCGGCGGTGTATGTCGCCGACGCGCGCGGTGTGTTGCAACTCTCGGGGACCAACGCGGAGAACGGCCAATCCTGGTCGGATGTAAGGCCTTTCATGGTTGCCGGCGCCATTCCGGTGCTGCCCGGCTGA
- the secA gene encoding preprotein translocase subunit SecA: protein MLSKLLRLGEGRMVKRLKGVADYVNTLSDDVEKLTDAELRAKTDEFKKRYADGESLDDLLPEAFAVAREAAWRVLSQRHFDVQVMGGAALHFGNVAEMKTGEGKTLTCVLPAYLNAISGDGVHVVTVNDYLAKRDSEWMGRVHRFLGLDVGVILAQMTPDERRVAYAADITYGTNNEFGFDYLRDNMAHSLDDLVQRGHNYAIVDEVDSILIDEARTPLIISGPADGASHWYTEFARIVPLMEKDTHYEVDIRKRTVGVHELGVEFVEDQLGIDNLYEAANSPLVSYLNNALKAKELFQLDKDYIVRNGEVLIVDEFTGRVLIGRRYNEGMHQAIEAKERVEIKAENQTLATITLQNYFRLYDKLSGMTGTAETEAAELHEIYKLGVVQIPTNRSMIRKDQTDLIYKTEEAKYIAVVDDVTERYEKGQPVLIGTTSVERSEYLSRQFQKRRVPHNVLNAKYHEKEAAIIAEAGRRGAITVATNMAGRGTDIVLGGNVDFLVDLRLRERGLDPIETPDEYEAAWHEELPKVKAEAAEEAEDVIAVGGLYVLGTERHESRRIDNQLRGRSGRQGDPGESRFYLSLGDELMKRFNGETLESLLNRLNLPDDVPIEAKMVTRAIKSAQTQVEQQNFEIRKNVLKYDEVMNQQRKVIYEERRRILEGENLQQQAHDMLVDVVTAYVDGATAEGYSEDWDLEQLWAALKQLYPVGIDHHDLIDSDAIGEPGELTREELLDALIADAENAYAKREAEIEALAGEGAMRQLERNVLLNVIDRKWREHLYEMDYLKEGIGLRAMAQRDPLVEYQREGYDMFVGMLEGLKEESVGFLFNVQVEAVPQSPAVAPVAVPEGLANLGAAEAEPEARHAAPALRAKGIDDEDSRQLTYTGPAEDGSAEIKRNGGGKHAASAAAGGTRKERREAARQRAKDQRTLRRG, encoded by the coding sequence GTGCTGTCGAAGTTACTGCGCCTTGGTGAAGGTCGCATGGTCAAGCGCCTCAAGGGGGTGGCTGACTACGTCAACACCTTGTCCGACGACGTAGAAAAGCTCACCGACGCCGAGCTGCGGGCCAAGACCGACGAGTTCAAGAAGCGCTACGCCGACGGCGAAAGCCTCGATGACCTGCTGCCCGAGGCGTTTGCCGTCGCCCGCGAGGCGGCCTGGCGGGTGCTGTCCCAGCGGCACTTCGACGTCCAGGTCATGGGTGGTGCGGCCCTGCACTTCGGCAACGTTGCCGAGATGAAGACCGGTGAGGGCAAGACCCTCACCTGTGTGCTGCCCGCCTACCTCAACGCGATCAGCGGCGACGGCGTGCACGTTGTCACCGTCAACGACTACCTGGCCAAACGCGACAGCGAGTGGATGGGTCGCGTGCACCGCTTCCTGGGGCTCGACGTCGGCGTGATCCTGGCCCAGATGACCCCTGACGAACGACGCGTCGCCTACGCCGCCGACATCACCTACGGCACCAACAACGAGTTCGGTTTCGACTACCTGCGCGACAACATGGCCCACTCGCTGGACGATCTGGTGCAGCGCGGCCACAACTACGCCATCGTCGACGAGGTCGACTCCATCCTGATCGACGAGGCCCGCACCCCGCTGATCATTTCCGGTCCGGCCGACGGCGCCTCGCACTGGTACACCGAGTTCGCCCGGATCGTGCCGCTGATGGAGAAGGACACCCATTACGAGGTCGACATCCGCAAGCGCACCGTCGGCGTCCATGAGCTCGGCGTCGAGTTCGTCGAAGACCAGCTCGGCATCGACAACCTCTACGAGGCCGCCAACTCCCCGCTGGTCAGCTACCTCAACAACGCGTTGAAGGCCAAGGAGCTCTTCCAGCTCGACAAGGACTACATCGTCCGCAACGGCGAGGTCCTGATCGTCGACGAGTTCACCGGCCGCGTGCTGATCGGCCGGCGCTACAACGAAGGCATGCACCAGGCCATCGAGGCCAAGGAGCGCGTCGAGATCAAGGCCGAGAACCAGACGCTGGCCACGATCACCCTGCAGAACTACTTCCGGCTCTACGACAAGCTCTCCGGCATGACCGGCACCGCCGAGACCGAGGCCGCCGAGCTGCACGAGATCTACAAGCTCGGCGTGGTCCAGATCCCGACCAACCGCTCGATGATCCGCAAGGATCAGACCGACCTGATCTACAAGACCGAAGAAGCCAAGTACATCGCCGTCGTCGACGACGTCACCGAGCGCTACGAGAAGGGCCAGCCGGTCCTGATCGGCACCACCAGCGTTGAGCGGTCGGAGTACCTCTCGCGCCAGTTCCAGAAGCGCCGCGTCCCGCACAACGTCCTCAACGCCAAGTACCACGAGAAGGAAGCGGCCATCATCGCCGAGGCCGGCCGTCGTGGAGCGATCACGGTGGCCACCAACATGGCCGGCCGCGGTACCGACATCGTGCTCGGCGGCAACGTCGACTTCCTGGTCGACCTGCGCCTGCGCGAACGCGGTCTGGATCCCATCGAGACGCCTGACGAGTACGAGGCCGCCTGGCACGAAGAGCTGCCGAAGGTCAAGGCCGAAGCCGCCGAGGAGGCCGAGGACGTGATCGCCGTCGGCGGTCTCTACGTTCTCGGTACCGAGCGTCACGAGTCGCGCCGCATCGACAACCAGCTGCGCGGCCGCTCCGGTCGCCAGGGTGACCCGGGTGAGTCTCGGTTCTATCTGTCGCTGGGCGACGAACTCATGAAGCGCTTCAATGGCGAAACGCTGGAAAGCCTGTTGAACCGGCTCAACCTGCCCGACGACGTGCCGATCGAGGCCAAGATGGTCACCCGCGCCATCAAGAGCGCCCAGACCCAGGTCGAGCAGCAGAACTTCGAGATCCGCAAGAACGTGCTCAAGTACGACGAGGTGATGAACCAGCAGCGCAAGGTCATCTACGAGGAGCGCCGCCGGATCCTGGAGGGGGAGAACCTGCAGCAGCAGGCCCACGACATGCTCGTCGACGTCGTCACCGCCTACGTCGACGGCGCCACCGCCGAGGGCTACTCGGAGGACTGGGACCTCGAGCAGCTGTGGGCCGCCCTCAAGCAGCTCTACCCGGTGGGCATCGACCACCACGACCTGATCGACTCCGACGCCATCGGCGAACCCGGCGAGCTCACCCGCGAGGAGCTGCTCGACGCTCTCATCGCGGACGCCGAAAACGCTTACGCCAAGCGGGAAGCCGAGATCGAGGCGCTCGCCGGTGAAGGCGCCATGCGCCAGCTGGAGCGCAACGTCCTGCTCAACGTCATCGACCGCAAGTGGCGCGAGCACCTCTACGAGATGGACTACCTCAAGGAAGGCATCGGCCTGCGCGCCATGGCGCAGCGCGACCCGCTGGTCGAGTACCAGCGCGAAGGCTACGACATGTTCGTCGGCATGCTCGAGGGCCTCAAGGAGGAGTCTGTCGGCTTCCTGTTCAACGTCCAGGTCGAGGCCGTGCCGCAGAGCCCGGCCGTGGCCCCGGTGGCGGTACCGGAGGGGCTGGCCAACTTGGGCGCCGCCGAGGCCGAGCCCGAAGCGCGACATGCCGCACCGGCGTTGCGCGCCAAGGGAATTGACGACGAGGACTCGCGTCAGCTGACCTACACCGGGCCGGCCGAGGACGGGTCGGCCGAGATCAAGCGCAACGGTGGCGGCAAGCACGCCGCATCGGCGGCGGCCGGCGGCACCCGCAAGGAGCGCCGCGAAGCTGCGCGTCAGCGGGCCAAGGACCAGAGGACACTGCGCCGCGGCTGA